A portion of the Paenibacillus marchantiae genome contains these proteins:
- a CDS encoding methyl-accepting chemotaxis protein yields the protein MGLVQKKQKDSGEELTTPEKVKPEKVQKVKKEKGVKSKTGDASGKKSFTLGSGKLKSGWNKTKNQLKKQNWKNVGGTTFTQIKKANPVKSVGVKLFLVFFVGIMFFVIGLGLLSYAKAKDTIEKNASRSNQETIEQTKQKMDIILERFVDTSTQIFFDPEMQSLLQKMSDKNLSAYDTFVNSSSINKQLSNIAFTNKSMEAIYLVPTDETRSTMGTGNSSSSMGDIRNESWYNELVQAGGYRWLPTEVKEDGSTPTFRIARSMKNLQGTTQSYVLIIELKLEVLEQQLKSLDLGEGAVLQLIAPDNKVVASTIADRTGKDTDLAFIKELKEKSGSTNTEYTVDGNSTNMLASYSTMDTSDWKLIGMVPTSILVKDAKGILTLTLWMALIDAVIAILIGIWMVRMIARPMGKLKDLMQEGAKGNLKVRTPYSSQDEIGQLSAAFNLMMEQITKLVEQTNRSAQEVLDTASELSSASKKTAVSASEIAVATEEIAGGASSLATEAERGNELTDNISRQMESVVAANEQMGDSARHVEKSSQTGTQHLNQLMTKTQKTEEMIGALVNKVDSLKESTSSVLKVLDVMQNITKQTNILSLNATIEAARAGTAGRGFMVVANEVRQLAEQSRQSIDMVGDITDKIMTEMNETVDQLSAAYPLFKEQMDAVKDTNVIFASVQQQMGAFVESLSMVTGSIGDLNQSQGTLSEAMSNVSAVAEQSSATSQEVASLSSEQQNISNQLVNLSAKLENVSTELKDTLSRFTV from the coding sequence ATGGGATTGGTTCAAAAGAAGCAGAAGGACAGTGGGGAAGAGTTGACAACACCCGAGAAGGTTAAGCCCGAGAAGGTTCAGAAAGTGAAGAAAGAAAAAGGTGTTAAAAGTAAGACAGGGGATGCCTCAGGCAAAAAGTCTTTTACATTGGGCTCAGGTAAGCTGAAGTCGGGGTGGAACAAGACCAAAAACCAGTTGAAGAAGCAAAACTGGAAAAATGTTGGGGGAACCACGTTTACACAGATTAAGAAGGCTAATCCGGTTAAATCGGTAGGCGTTAAGCTGTTTTTGGTCTTTTTTGTAGGAATCATGTTTTTTGTTATTGGTTTAGGTCTATTATCCTATGCTAAAGCCAAAGATACGATTGAGAAGAATGCATCCCGATCAAATCAGGAAACGATTGAACAAACCAAACAAAAAATGGACATTATCCTGGAACGGTTTGTAGACACATCTACACAAATTTTCTTCGATCCGGAAATGCAGTCCTTGCTTCAAAAAATGTCTGATAAGAATTTGTCAGCATATGATACGTTTGTGAATTCAAGCTCCATCAACAAACAATTATCGAATATTGCTTTTACGAATAAATCTATGGAAGCGATTTATCTTGTGCCTACAGACGAAACAAGGTCTACCATGGGCACAGGTAACAGTAGTTCTTCCATGGGCGACATTCGGAATGAGAGCTGGTACAACGAGTTGGTACAAGCAGGTGGATATCGCTGGCTTCCAACGGAAGTCAAAGAGGATGGCAGCACACCAACGTTCCGAATTGCCCGTTCAATGAAGAACCTGCAGGGGACAACCCAGTCCTATGTGTTAATCATTGAATTGAAATTGGAGGTTCTGGAGCAGCAATTGAAATCACTTGACTTGGGTGAAGGCGCAGTCCTCCAGCTCATTGCTCCGGACAACAAGGTAGTAGCTTCAACGATTGCTGATCGTACAGGGAAAGATACAGATTTGGCATTTATAAAAGAGTTGAAAGAAAAATCCGGCAGCACGAATACGGAGTATACGGTGGATGGAAATTCAACCAATATGCTGGCTTCATACAGCACCATGGATACATCCGATTGGAAACTGATTGGGATGGTTCCAACTTCGATCCTGGTGAAAGATGCCAAGGGTATTCTTACACTGACTTTGTGGATGGCATTGATTGATGCCGTTATTGCGATACTGATCGGTATTTGGATGGTTCGTATGATTGCCCGCCCAATGGGCAAATTGAAAGATCTGATGCAAGAAGGTGCAAAAGGGAACCTCAAGGTGCGTACACCTTATAGCTCCCAGGATGAAATTGGCCAATTATCGGCTGCATTCAATCTGATGATGGAGCAAATTACGAAACTCGTGGAGCAAACCAACCGATCTGCACAGGAAGTATTGGATACTGCTTCTGAGCTAAGCAGTGCATCCAAGAAAACAGCAGTCTCTGCTTCAGAGATTGCCGTTGCCACTGAAGAAATTGCAGGTGGAGCAAGTAGTCTGGCAACAGAAGCGGAGCGTGGAAATGAATTGACCGACAATATCTCCCGTCAGATGGAGAGTGTGGTCGCCGCAAATGAACAAATGGGTGATTCAGCCCGTCATGTAGAGAAATCCAGTCAGACAGGTACTCAGCATCTGAACCAGTTGATGACCAAAACACAGAAGACAGAAGAAATGATTGGTGCGTTGGTAAACAAGGTGGATTCCTTGAAAGAGAGCACATCCTCTGTTCTGAAGGTGCTTGACGTCATGCAGAATATTACCAAACAAACGAACATTCTCTCCTTGAATGCAACAATTGAAGCCGCTCGTGCCGGTACAGCTGGACGCGGATTCATGGTGGTAGCAAATGAGGTTCGTCAGTTGGCTGAACAATCCAGACAGTCCATTGATATGGTTGGCGACATTACCGACAAGATTATGACCGAAATGAATGAGACGGTAGATCAATTGTCTGCGGCTTATCCGTTATTCAAGGAACAGATGGATGCTGTTAAAGATACCAATGTAATATTTGCTTCAGTACAGCAACAAATGGGTGCTTTTGTTGAGAGTCTGAGCATGGTCACTGGTTCAATCGGAGATTTGAATCAATCTCAAGGGACGTTATCCGAAGCGATGAGTAATGTCAGTGCTGTAGCTGAACAATCTTCTGCAACGTCCCAGGAAGTTGCCTCCTTGAGCAGTGAACAACAAAATATCAGCAATCAACTGGTGAATTTGTCAGCAAAACTGGAGAATGTTTCGACAGAATTGAAAGATACATTGTCTCGCTTTACAGTATAA
- a CDS encoding peptidase U32 family protein, with product METVAVQRKFSGKRNRLDKPELLAPAGNLEKLKFAIHYGADAVYIGGQAYGLRSNADNFSFEEMREGVEFAKKYGAKVFVATNIYAHNEDIEGIQAYLQNLYDAGIAAIIVADPAIIEVAQRAVPGLEVHLSTQQSTLNWQAVKFWKDEGLPRVVLGRETSFEEIEEIKANVDIEIEAFIHGAMCSSYSGRCVLSNHFTDRDSNRGGCCQSCRWKYDLFEDAREDTVWVSEEEMQLQAPAPFKLGENQLPLFQEQDNSFSMGSKDLCMIGHIPELIDVGVDSFKIEGRMKSIHYVATVVNVYRQAIDSYMADPDNYVLKPEWVEEMNKAANRPLNTGFFYDTPDHEDHIYEPEEKAVPFDFAGLVMDYDAATGMATIQQRNHFKPGQEIEFFGPGGHFFKQVVGELQDEEGNVLDAARHPLQRVKMKVDQPVSYFDMMRKKK from the coding sequence ATGGAAACAGTGGCGGTACAGCGGAAGTTCTCGGGTAAACGTAACCGTCTGGACAAACCGGAGCTGCTTGCTCCGGCGGGCAACCTGGAAAAACTTAAATTTGCAATCCATTATGGTGCAGATGCTGTGTATATCGGTGGACAGGCATACGGATTGCGTTCCAACGCGGATAACTTTAGCTTTGAAGAGATGCGTGAAGGTGTGGAATTTGCTAAAAAATATGGAGCTAAAGTTTTCGTGGCAACCAATATTTATGCGCATAATGAAGATATCGAAGGCATTCAAGCGTATTTGCAAAACTTGTATGATGCAGGAATTGCAGCTATTATCGTAGCAGATCCAGCAATTATTGAAGTGGCTCAGCGTGCCGTACCGGGTCTGGAAGTGCATTTGAGTACACAACAATCCACTCTGAACTGGCAAGCTGTGAAGTTCTGGAAGGATGAAGGCCTTCCACGCGTCGTTCTCGGACGTGAGACAAGCTTTGAAGAAATTGAAGAAATCAAGGCCAATGTGGATATCGAGATCGAAGCCTTTATTCATGGAGCGATGTGCTCGTCATATTCCGGACGTTGTGTGTTGTCCAACCATTTTACGGATCGGGACTCCAACCGGGGTGGCTGCTGCCAATCCTGCCGCTGGAAGTATGATCTCTTTGAAGATGCCCGGGAAGATACCGTGTGGGTCAGCGAAGAAGAAATGCAACTGCAGGCACCTGCACCATTCAAATTGGGAGAGAACCAGCTACCCCTATTTCAGGAGCAGGACAATTCTTTTTCCATGGGTTCGAAGGATCTGTGCATGATTGGGCATATTCCTGAGTTGATTGATGTTGGTGTGGATAGTTTCAAAATCGAAGGACGCATGAAGTCGATTCACTATGTGGCTACCGTGGTTAACGTATATCGTCAAGCTATTGATTCTTATATGGCTGACCCGGATAACTATGTATTGAAGCCTGAGTGGGTAGAGGAAATGAACAAGGCAGCGAATCGTCCACTGAATACCGGATTTTTCTATGATACACCGGATCATGAGGACCACATCTATGAACCGGAAGAAAAAGCGGTACCTTTCGACTTTGCTGGATTGGTGATGGACTATGATGCGGCTACAGGAATGGCGACCATTCAACAGCGCAATCATTTCAAACCTGGACAGGAAATCGAATTTTTCGGTCCGGGAGGCCACTTTTTCAAACAGGTGGTTGGGGAACTGCAGGATGAAGAAGGCAATGTGCTCGATGCAGCTCGTCACCCGTTACAGCGTGTAAAAATGAAGGTGGATCAACCTGTTTCCTACTTTGATATGATGAGAAAAAAGAAGTAG
- a CDS encoding peptidase U32 family protein — MSTKHELLVTAANVKEAEVLLQAGADALLIGDDRFGMRLPGSFSVEETAEVVAVAAKHQARVYVSMNNLMSNELLKELPEYVQALGKIGVHGVEFNDPSVLAAIKEHAPHIQLHWNAEMTSTNYATANYWGTKGASRVVLARELNMDELTEMVPFLKVEAQVQVHGMTNIYHSKRSLVQSYMSHQGRPVEGHLGKERGLFLIEAERRDEKFPIYEDLNGTHIMSSEDICILEDLHLLMEAGVHSFKIEGMLKSLAYNEAVVRAYRIALDSYAADADAYAFCEEWLDEVRQLQDPERELSFGFFYKEQVY, encoded by the coding sequence ATGAGTACGAAACATGAACTGCTCGTTACGGCGGCAAATGTGAAAGAGGCAGAGGTGCTGCTCCAAGCAGGAGCAGATGCTTTGTTAATTGGGGATGATCGCTTCGGCATGCGTCTTCCCGGCAGCTTCAGTGTGGAAGAAACAGCAGAGGTCGTTGCCGTTGCAGCGAAACATCAGGCTCGTGTATACGTGTCCATGAACAATCTGATGTCCAACGAGCTGCTAAAGGAATTACCTGAATATGTTCAAGCACTGGGTAAAATCGGTGTACATGGGGTGGAGTTCAACGATCCATCTGTGCTCGCCGCTATTAAGGAGCATGCTCCGCATATCCAGCTGCACTGGAACGCTGAGATGACATCGACCAACTATGCAACAGCCAACTACTGGGGAACTAAAGGAGCGAGTCGTGTCGTGCTTGCTCGGGAGCTGAATATGGACGAGCTTACAGAGATGGTTCCATTTCTGAAGGTGGAAGCTCAGGTTCAGGTACATGGCATGACGAACATTTATCATTCCAAACGGAGTCTGGTGCAAAGTTATATGTCCCATCAGGGGCGTCCTGTAGAGGGGCATTTGGGTAAAGAGCGTGGTTTATTTCTGATCGAGGCTGAACGCCGGGATGAGAAGTTCCCGATCTATGAAGATCTGAACGGAACTCACATCATGAGTTCGGAGGATATTTGTATTCTCGAAGATCTTCATCTGTTGATGGAGGCCGGGGTACACAGCTTCAAAATCGAAGGCATGTTAAAATCGCTTGCGTATAACGAAGCTGTTGTACGTGCATACCGTATAGCTCTGGACAGTTATGCAGCTGATGCCGATGCTTATGCATTTTGTGAAGAATGGCTGGACGAGGTTCGTCAGTTGCAGGACCCTGAACGGGAATTGTCGTTTGGATTTTTCTATAAAGAACAGGTGTATTAA
- the mltG gene encoding endolytic transglycosylase MltG, protein MKGKAVLVFLLIIVVVAGGAGVYVWNMMRPVQASTEPIVFEIKSGSGTSKIADQLEQEGLIRSGLAFKGYLKWKKKGSNFMAGTYSLNPGVSYDEIINKLSSGEVVPEEMVKFTIPEGYTVLQMAGKLSYEHVVDRDEFIKLANDPSAFDVDIVKNIPVDEELRYVLEGYLFPETYELKKGSSTHDVMQRMLEEFQTKINSIPDLEAKLQEKNLSLHELLTIASLVEKEVVVDEERALVAGVIYNRINQDMKLEIDATVQYLLDKPKERLFFKDLKVQSPYNTYLNKGLPPGPIASPSLPSIEAALNPEASEYLFYVTKKDGSSGHLFAKTYKEHQQNIAKSKAAQ, encoded by the coding sequence GTTGCTGGAGGCGCAGGCGTATATGTCTGGAACATGATGCGTCCCGTGCAAGCATCCACAGAACCGATCGTTTTCGAGATCAAGAGCGGGTCAGGAACTTCCAAAATTGCCGACCAGTTGGAGCAGGAAGGTCTGATTCGAAGTGGTTTAGCCTTTAAGGGATACCTGAAATGGAAGAAAAAAGGATCGAATTTTATGGCAGGTACATATTCCTTAAATCCAGGTGTGTCATACGATGAGATTATTAATAAGTTGAGTAGTGGCGAAGTTGTACCAGAGGAAATGGTGAAATTTACGATTCCGGAGGGTTATACTGTTCTGCAAATGGCGGGTAAGCTTTCTTATGAGCATGTCGTAGATCGAGATGAATTCATCAAGCTGGCTAATGATCCTTCGGCCTTTGATGTAGATATCGTCAAAAATATTCCAGTGGATGAAGAACTTCGCTACGTATTGGAAGGGTATCTGTTCCCGGAAACGTATGAGCTGAAAAAAGGAAGTTCCACGCATGATGTGATGCAACGGATGCTGGAAGAATTTCAGACCAAGATTAATTCCATTCCTGATTTGGAAGCCAAGCTCCAAGAGAAGAACCTTTCCCTGCATGAACTGCTGACCATTGCGTCACTGGTGGAGAAAGAAGTTGTAGTGGATGAGGAACGTGCTCTGGTTGCCGGTGTAATCTACAATCGGATTAATCAGGATATGAAGCTGGAGATTGATGCTACCGTGCAATATCTGCTCGACAAGCCGAAGGAGCGGTTGTTTTTCAAGGATCTAAAGGTGCAAAGTCCCTATAATACGTATCTGAATAAAGGCTTGCCACCAGGTCCAATTGCCAGTCCAAGTCTTCCGTCCATTGAGGCAGCGCTAAATCCGGAAGCTTCGGAGTATCTGTTCTATGTGACGAAAAAGGATGGCTCGTCTGGACATCTGTTTGCCAAAACGTATAAGGAACATCAGCAAAATATAGCCAAAAGTAAGGCTGCGCAATAA